A single window of Pelagicoccus enzymogenes DNA harbors:
- a CDS encoding anaerobic ribonucleoside-triphosphate reductase activating protein, giving the protein MCVHITDTWKKRLPLSAVTRFSLQDFPGRSACILWLSGCQMRCSYCHNPELALGRGGRISVDGVLSFLERRKGQLDGVVLSGGECLLSSSVLELARAVKAMGYLLKVDTNGGYPDRLDTLLKEGLVDYVAMDFKARPGDYERVTGWGDFAKWEACYGLLQESGIDWELRTTVHSDIVDEQAVDEMMDFLESRSFGKTLYLQLFRQGKTLGNVADMRRRFELARLCLDRSYEVRFRNFTQAEVNALACGRPLEVNVTG; this is encoded by the coding sequence ATGTGTGTCCATATAACTGATACGTGGAAGAAACGTTTACCCTTGTCGGCGGTAACTCGGTTTAGCCTGCAGGACTTTCCTGGACGCTCGGCTTGCATTCTTTGGCTGAGCGGCTGCCAAATGCGTTGTTCGTATTGCCACAATCCAGAGCTGGCGCTCGGCAGGGGGGGCAGGATTTCGGTCGATGGAGTGCTTTCCTTTCTTGAGAGAAGGAAAGGTCAGCTTGATGGAGTGGTGCTTTCAGGTGGGGAGTGTCTGCTGAGTTCCTCCGTGTTGGAACTCGCTCGGGCTGTTAAGGCAATGGGCTATCTCCTAAAAGTGGATACGAATGGCGGCTATCCGGACCGTTTGGATACGCTTTTAAAGGAAGGGCTCGTGGACTATGTTGCGATGGATTTCAAGGCGCGGCCGGGAGACTACGAGCGGGTGACGGGCTGGGGCGATTTTGCGAAGTGGGAAGCTTGCTACGGGTTGCTGCAGGAAAGCGGAATCGACTGGGAGCTGCGCACCACGGTCCACAGCGACATCGTGGACGAGCAAGCGGTGGACGAGATGATGGATTTCTTGGAATCTCGAAGTTTCGGAAAGACGCTCTACTTGCAGTTGTTTCGCCAGGGGAAGACATTGGGAAACGTGGCGGATATGCGGAGACGTTTTGAGCTGGCTCGCCTGTGTCTGGATCGGAGCTACGAGGTTCGCTTCCGGAATTTCACGCAGGCCGAAGTGAATGCATTGGCCTGTGGTAGGCCGCTTGAGGTAAACGTGACTGGCTAG